A genome region from Leifsonia sp. Root112D2 includes the following:
- a CDS encoding NAD-dependent epimerase/dehydratase family protein, whose protein sequence is MNVDEAEELNAPTRTAVIIGGTGQIGVASARRLATSGFSVMLLHRGAHPGSQNAHQGDPTLTELDVTVVRQDRDDTERLLEFARGADLVVDAVAYTPEHADQLTRLAGEVGSLVVISTGSVYTDAHGRSLDTATGPHDFPDFAVPLHESDPIIEADVGDAAFQTYSPLKAAMERRLLATPDLPVSILRPGAIHGPFSEALREWYFIKRVLDGRHEAVLSYDGGSQFSPIATANLAELIALCADKPGRRVLNAADDETPTVAEIGRTIFAAMNHDAEIVTFAGPPEGTLGQTPWSLPRPLLLSMDAARAELGYAPVVSYADAVAGDIRWITAAVESAAHNLEQDWQQLFPVLAERYGAANWFDYEGEDAWLKTHSAGRSTPS, encoded by the coding sequence ATGAACGTCGACGAGGCCGAAGAGCTGAACGCCCCGACCCGCACGGCCGTGATCATCGGCGGAACCGGTCAGATCGGGGTGGCGTCAGCCCGCAGGCTTGCCACCAGCGGATTCTCGGTGATGCTGCTGCATCGCGGCGCGCATCCGGGGTCTCAGAATGCCCATCAGGGCGACCCGACGCTCACCGAGCTCGATGTGACCGTCGTGCGCCAGGATCGCGACGACACCGAACGGCTGCTCGAATTCGCCCGCGGGGCCGACCTCGTGGTCGACGCGGTCGCGTACACGCCCGAGCACGCCGATCAGCTCACACGGCTCGCCGGCGAGGTGGGCTCACTCGTGGTCATCTCCACGGGATCCGTGTACACGGATGCGCACGGGCGCAGCCTCGACACCGCCACCGGCCCGCATGACTTTCCCGACTTTGCGGTGCCGCTGCACGAGAGCGACCCCATCATCGAGGCGGATGTCGGCGATGCGGCCTTCCAGACATACTCGCCTCTCAAGGCGGCGATGGAGCGCCGCCTGCTGGCGACCCCGGATCTGCCGGTGAGCATCCTGCGCCCGGGAGCCATTCACGGGCCATTCAGCGAGGCGCTGCGCGAGTGGTATTTCATCAAACGCGTGCTCGATGGGCGGCACGAGGCCGTGCTGAGCTACGACGGCGGCAGCCAGTTCAGCCCGATCGCCACGGCCAACCTCGCCGAGCTGATCGCCCTGTGCGCCGACAAACCGGGCCGCAGGGTGCTCAACGCCGCAGACGACGAGACGCCGACGGTGGCCGAGATCGGCCGCACCATCTTCGCGGCCATGAACCACGACGCCGAGATCGTGACGTTTGCGGGGCCGCCCGAGGGCACGCTCGGCCAGACACCGTGGTCGCTGCCGCGCCCACTGCTGCTCAGCATGGATGCCGCCCGTGCCGAACTCGGGTATGCCCCGGTCGTGAGCTACGCGGATGCCGTGGCAGGCGACATCCGTTGGATCACCGCCGCCGTGGAATCGGCCGCCCACAACCTCGAACAAGACTGGCAGCAGCTCTTCCCGGTGCTCGCCGAGCGCTACGGCGCCGCCAACTGGTTTGACTACGAGGGCGAGGATGCCTGGCTGAAAACACACTCTGCCGGTCGATCAACGCCTAGCTAA